One genomic segment of Gemmatimonadota bacterium includes these proteins:
- a CDS encoding ABC transporter ATP-binding protein: MSLAIDIRNLRFRYGSGPWVLDIPELTLERETRAFLFGPSGSGKTTLLGVLAGVLEANEGEVTVLGEDLTSLSGSQRDAFRAEHIGYVFQMFNLIPYLSVLDNITLPVRMHAGRRARLDGAGVKESAALLAGHLHIGDLLNKPVTELSVGQQQRVAACRALIGAPELIVADEPTSSLDFDRREDFLELLFQECERAGATLVFVSHDRALEGMFSRTISLPDINKAVL; this comes from the coding sequence ATGAGTCTCGCCATCGACATCCGGAATCTGCGCTTCCGCTACGGCAGCGGCCCCTGGGTGCTGGACATCCCCGAGCTGACCCTCGAACGGGAAACGCGCGCGTTCCTGTTCGGCCCCAGCGGCAGCGGCAAGACCACGCTGCTCGGCGTACTTGCGGGGGTCCTGGAAGCGAACGAGGGCGAGGTCACGGTGCTGGGCGAAGACCTCACCTCACTTTCGGGCTCACAGCGGGATGCCTTCCGGGCGGAGCACATCGGCTATGTCTTCCAGATGTTCAACCTCATCCCCTACCTGTCGGTGCTCGACAACATCACCCTTCCGGTGCGCATGCACGCGGGGCGCCGTGCCCGGCTGGACGGCGCAGGCGTGAAGGAGTCCGCCGCACTGCTGGCCGGTCATCTCCACATCGGCGATCTACTGAATAAGCCGGTGACCGAACTCTCGGTGGGCCAGCAACAGCGGGTGGCGGCCTGCCGCGCGCTCATCGGGGCACCGGAGCTCATCGTCGCCGATGAGCCGACCTCCTCCCTGGACTTCGACCGCCGAGAGGACTTCCTCGAGCTGCTCTTCCAGGAGTGCGAGCGCGCGGGCGCAACGCTGGTGTTCGTGAGCCACGACCGCGCCCTAGAAGGCATGTTCTCCCGCACCATTTCGCTCCCCGACATCAACAAGGCGGTGCTTTGA
- a CDS encoding DUF3299 domain-containing protein produces MIGVTRKLLFVSAALLVTVSLSVVRESPKAEPKPAPNHPVVAPVYAPPDVPSVESADEPIKVGWHLLASLDYRTGKPGEELAELDGKVVKVPGFAVPLEDWASSVTEFLLVPYVGACIHTPPPPPNQLIYIEMEKDKWAFLNGWNPVWVEGVLKIEMTKSVYGYVGFTITGKRVYPYEY; encoded by the coding sequence ATGATCGGCGTCACCCGCAAACTACTTTTTGTTTCCGCCGCCCTGCTGGTCACGGTGTCCCTCAGCGTTGTGCGCGAATCCCCGAAGGCCGAACCGAAGCCCGCTCCTAATCATCCGGTCGTCGCACCGGTGTACGCACCGCCGGATGTACCGTCGGTCGAATCGGCCGACGAGCCCATCAAGGTGGGCTGGCACCTCCTGGCCAGTCTCGACTACCGCACCGGCAAACCGGGCGAGGAGTTGGCGGAACTCGACGGTAAAGTCGTCAAGGTCCCCGGATTTGCTGTTCCACTTGAAGACTGGGCGTCCTCGGTGACGGAGTTCCTCCTTGTACCCTATGTCGGCGCCTGCATCCATACGCCGCCTCCGCCGCCCAACCAGCTCATCTACATCGAGATGGAAAAGGACAAATGGGCGTTTTTGAACGGGTGGAACCCGGTGTGGGTCGAAGGCGTGCTCAAGATCGAGATGACCAAAAGCGTGTACGGCTACGTCGGCTTCACCATCACCGGCAAGCGGGTCTATCCGTACGAGTACTGA
- a CDS encoding ABC transporter permease translates to MLVLDLALKSLRNRAFSTSLTVGSIALSVALLIGVENVRVGMRESFSNTISQTDLIVGTKGGTIQLLLYSVFGMGAPTENVSWEAYRQWAEHPAVAWTIPYSLGDSHRGFRVIGTNDDFYHRYRYRGGQEIALAEGRASEGLYDVTLGADVATELNYTLGDEIAVTHGIGEVGFLVHDHMPFTVVGVLAKTFTPVDRALYVTLEGMEAIHLEEGTSSASDDGHAHDEAEAPTDDSHVHEEAEESAPAEDGHAHEAEPEAAAADDGHAHEEEAPVDDGHAHDEEMEAAPADDGHAHEEEDPVDDGHAHEEETEATPIDDGHAHEEETAAASAEDGHAHEEEAQAAPADVGHTHEEEAEVVPAEDEHDHEEETETAAADDGHTHDDESEVAAADDGHAHGEANLSIEDVEVTQVTSFFVGTTDRRDVLMLQREINDFEDEPMMAVIPGVALNEMWRSLGYAETGLRLVTIFVVMVGLLGMLVSLYTSLNERRREMAILRAVGAGPNRIVPLLVLESACLAAAGALAGLGLVYVLLSVGQSIVEAQVGLFIPIRPPGSVELLFMGAVVTAGFLMGFVPALKAYRTALHDGLTVRV, encoded by the coding sequence ATGCTGGTTTTGGACCTCGCGCTCAAGTCGCTCCGCAACCGCGCCTTCAGCACCTCGCTCACGGTGGGCTCCATCGCCCTCAGCGTCGCCCTTCTTATCGGTGTTGAGAACGTGCGCGTAGGCATGCGAGAAAGCTTCTCCAACACCATCAGCCAGACCGACCTGATCGTGGGTACCAAGGGCGGCACGATCCAGCTGCTGCTGTATTCGGTCTTCGGCATGGGCGCGCCGACGGAGAACGTCTCGTGGGAGGCCTACCGGCAGTGGGCGGAGCACCCCGCCGTCGCATGGACCATCCCCTACAGCCTGGGGGACAGCCACCGAGGATTCCGGGTCATCGGAACGAATGACGACTTCTATCACCGCTACCGCTACCGTGGAGGCCAGGAGATCGCGCTGGCGGAGGGACGGGCGAGCGAGGGTTTGTACGACGTGACCCTGGGCGCAGACGTGGCGACCGAACTGAACTATACACTGGGCGACGAGATCGCGGTGACCCACGGGATCGGCGAAGTGGGCTTCCTGGTCCACGACCACATGCCCTTCACGGTAGTGGGCGTCCTCGCCAAGACGTTCACCCCCGTCGACCGCGCCCTCTACGTGACCCTCGAGGGCATGGAGGCTATCCACCTGGAGGAAGGTACGTCGTCGGCATCGGACGACGGGCACGCCCACGATGAGGCGGAGGCCCCGACGGACGATAGTCATGTGCACGAGGAAGCGGAAGAGTCGGCCCCGGCAGAAGACGGACACGCACACGAGGCGGAGCCTGAGGCGGCTGCCGCGGACGACGGGCATGCACACGAGGAGGAGGCCCCTGTTGACGATGGGCACGCCCATGATGAAGAGATGGAAGCGGCCCCGGCCGACGATGGGCACGCACACGAGGAGGAGGACCCTGTTGACGATGGGCACGCCCACGAGGAGGAGACCGAGGCGACCCCGATAGACGACGGACACGCACACGAGGAGGAGACGGCGGCGGCTTCGGCAGAAGACGGCCATGCCCACGAGGAAGAAGCGCAGGCGGCCCCCGCGGACGTCGGACACACCCACGAGGAGGAGGCCGAGGTGGTTCCGGCAGAAGACGAACACGACCACGAGGAAGAGACGGAGACAGCTGCTGCGGACGACGGACACACGCATGACGACGAGTCCGAGGTGGCTGCCGCCGACGACGGACACGCACACGGCGAAGCGAATCTCTCGATTGAAGATGTCGAAGTCACCCAGGTGACCTCGTTCTTCGTGGGCACGACCGACCGCCGGGACGTGCTCATGCTGCAACGCGAGATCAACGACTTCGAGGACGAGCCGATGATGGCCGTGATCCCTGGAGTCGCCCTGAACGAGATGTGGCGGAGCCTGGGTTACGCCGAGACCGGCCTGCGGCTGGTGACCATCTTCGTCGTAATGGTGGGGTTGCTGGGCATGCTGGTCTCGCTCTACACGTCGCTCAACGAGCGCCGCCGGGAGATGGCGATCCTTCGCGCCGTCGGAGCCGGTCCCAACCGGATCGTTCCCCTGCTGGTGCTCGAATCGGCCTGCCTGGCCGCGGCGGGAGCGCTCGCCGGACTTGGCCTGGTGTATGTTCTGCTCTCAGTCGGACAGTCTATCGTCGAAGCACAGGTAGGGCTCTTCATCCCCATCCGGCCCCCCGGTTCCGTCGAGCTGCTCTTCATGGGCGCCGTGGTGACGGCCGGTTTCCTGATGGGCTTCGTCCCCGCCCTCAAAGCCTACCGCACGGCCCTCCACGATGGGCTGACGGTACGGGTGTAG
- a CDS encoding DUF4382 domain-containing protein produces the protein MKTRTGHFHLILFLAIALLAFTTFGCDKPTSSVFSELQIRLAAQSPNQQHVGSVVVRFSEMAVRSAANSEYGTPGAVPHTIDLAELGGSGTRILDVFSVAEGRYDAARLKLDGVTVTLTNGSQFSEVFSPPLDVEIVVQGSTPVVVERNRKADAVIDFDQMRSITLEGGTRRPHDITGFRFQPRARLVDLASSGQVSGTVKHDNGTPSVLRDDVPLPGYPVTLFQPGGTDSVTVRTNDAGRYTAFFMPAGSYALYVPQTEATEAWASENVEVTTASTTRQDIVLARR, from the coding sequence ATGAAAACACGAACCGGTCATTTCCATCTGATCCTTTTTCTGGCGATCGCGCTCCTGGCGTTCACGACCTTTGGTTGCGACAAACCGACGTCCAGTGTCTTCAGCGAACTGCAGATCCGGCTGGCGGCGCAATCACCGAACCAGCAGCACGTCGGATCCGTCGTCGTGCGATTCTCCGAGATGGCCGTACGCTCCGCCGCGAACAGCGAGTACGGAACCCCTGGCGCCGTGCCCCACACGATCGACCTGGCCGAACTCGGCGGGAGCGGAACCCGTATTCTGGATGTCTTTTCCGTGGCCGAAGGCAGATACGACGCGGCTCGGCTCAAACTCGACGGCGTAACCGTGACGCTGACGAACGGTTCTCAGTTCAGCGAAGTGTTCTCGCCACCGCTCGACGTGGAGATCGTCGTCCAGGGATCTACCCCCGTAGTCGTCGAGCGAAATCGAAAAGCCGATGCGGTCATCGATTTCGACCAGATGCGATCGATCACCCTCGAGGGGGGCACCCGGCGACCCCACGACATCACCGGCTTCAGGTTCCAGCCGAGGGCCCGGCTAGTCGACCTGGCGAGTTCGGGACAGGTCTCCGGAACCGTCAAACACGATAACGGCACGCCCTCGGTCCTCCGGGACGACGTGCCATTGCCCGGATACCCGGTTACCCTCTTTCAACCCGGCGGGACGGATTCGGTGACGGTCCGTACCAATGACGCGGGCCGGTACACCGCCTTCTTCATGCCGGCCGGGTCGTACGCCCTGTACGTTCCGCAGACCGAAGCAACCGAAGCCTGGGCATCGGAAAACGTCGAGGTGACGACCGCCAGCACCACCCGCCAGGATATCGTCCTCGCCAGGCGCTGA